From one Pseudobdellovibrionaceae bacterium genomic stretch:
- the clpB gene encoding ATP-dependent chaperone ClpB, which yields MTRMSQLAMQSAAQLAEGNQNPAVEPWHLLLALLDQDDGIVTRVLEQGLKADLRGLRKDVDSQVDRLPKVTGDNIRVHAGPDLVRLFQGAEKEARSMDDDYVSTEHFVLSALKGNAPAVAETLKKFGVTEQKFVEALSTMRGNQRVTDDNPEAKFDALKKYARDLTHLAEEGKLDPVVGRDEEIRRVIQVLSRRTKNNPVLIGEPGVGKTAIAEGLALRIINQDVPDVLVGKKLMALDMGALIAGAKYRGEFEDRLKAVIKEVASSDGQVVMFIDEMHTLVGAGKTDGAMDAGQILKPALARGELRCIGATTLDEYRQYIEKDKALERRFQTVFVEEPSVQDAITILRGLKEKYEVHHGVRITDSAIVSAVKLSHRYITSRFLPDKAIDLMDEAASRLSIEINSVPSAIDEIERKIMQLQIEREALKKEKDKGAKDRLSTVENDIKELNGKLQTLRQQWESEKGEIGGLKTTKEEIERIKVDIERAEREGNLEKAAELKYGKLPEMEKRLSDYEQDADRKPNESRMLKEEVGPEEIAEVVSKWTGVPVSKMLQSDMQKLLEMENILRERVVGQDQALTVVADAIRRARAEISDPNQPIGTFFFLGPTGVGKTETAKALAEFMFDTQEAMVRIDMSEYMEKHSVSRLIGAPPGYVGYEEGGQLTERVRRRPYSVILLDEMEKAHPEVFNVLLQVMDDGRLTDGQGRTVDFRNTVLIMTSNVGSHALVDDKLSQEEKELAAREALRQSFRPEFLNRIDEVVIFNSLGEDQLNGIVEIQLDEVRKRLAEKKIDLVFDQKAVAYLAKKGFDPLYGARPLRRVIQAEVLNVLAKKLIGGTVKAEDKLTIGANDLGLEFSL from the coding sequence ATGACCCGAATGAGCCAACTGGCCATGCAATCGGCCGCACAATTGGCTGAAGGGAATCAAAACCCGGCGGTTGAGCCCTGGCACCTGTTGCTGGCATTATTGGATCAAGATGATGGGATCGTTACCCGTGTCTTGGAGCAGGGGCTCAAGGCTGACTTGAGGGGCCTTAGAAAAGACGTGGATTCTCAGGTGGACCGCCTTCCAAAGGTGACGGGTGACAATATTCGAGTTCACGCCGGCCCTGACCTGGTTCGCCTTTTCCAGGGGGCGGAAAAAGAGGCCCGCTCAATGGATGATGATTATGTGTCCACTGAGCACTTTGTTTTGTCGGCCCTTAAGGGAAATGCTCCAGCGGTCGCCGAAACTTTGAAAAAGTTTGGAGTTACAGAGCAAAAATTTGTGGAGGCACTGAGTACAATGCGTGGTAATCAACGAGTGACAGACGACAATCCAGAAGCCAAATTCGATGCTCTAAAAAAGTATGCCAGGGATCTCACCCACCTGGCCGAAGAGGGAAAATTGGATCCTGTCGTGGGCCGAGACGAGGAAATCAGACGAGTCATTCAAGTCCTATCCCGACGGACCAAGAACAATCCGGTTCTTATAGGCGAACCCGGAGTGGGAAAAACAGCCATTGCCGAAGGTCTTGCCCTGAGGATTATAAATCAAGATGTACCCGATGTACTGGTGGGTAAAAAATTAATGGCTCTCGACATGGGAGCCCTCATTGCCGGTGCCAAGTATCGCGGAGAGTTTGAGGATCGCCTCAAGGCCGTCATCAAGGAGGTCGCCTCCAGCGATGGACAGGTCGTCATGTTTATTGACGAGATGCACACTCTGGTCGGGGCGGGAAAAACCGATGGTGCCATGGATGCTGGTCAGATTTTGAAGCCGGCGCTCGCGCGCGGGGAGCTGCGCTGTATTGGTGCCACCACATTAGATGAGTACCGCCAATACATTGAAAAGGATAAAGCTCTGGAGAGACGCTTTCAGACGGTTTTTGTCGAAGAACCCAGTGTTCAGGATGCGATTACTATCCTGCGCGGGTTAAAGGAAAAATACGAAGTTCACCATGGAGTGAGAATCACAGATTCGGCAATTGTGTCGGCGGTGAAGCTCTCCCACCGCTATATCACCAGCCGCTTTTTGCCGGACAAGGCGATTGATTTGATGGATGAGGCTGCGAGCCGTTTGAGTATTGAGATTAACAGTGTTCCCTCCGCCATTGATGAGATCGAACGCAAGATCATGCAGCTGCAAATTGAGCGTGAAGCTTTGAAGAAGGAGAAGGATAAGGGCGCCAAAGATCGTTTGTCCACCGTTGAGAACGACATCAAGGAGTTGAATGGCAAGCTGCAGACCCTACGCCAGCAGTGGGAGTCGGAAAAGGGTGAGATCGGTGGGTTAAAAACCACCAAAGAAGAGATTGAACGAATCAAGGTCGATATCGAAAGGGCCGAGCGTGAAGGCAACCTGGAAAAAGCGGCGGAGCTCAAATACGGAAAACTCCCCGAGATGGAGAAGCGCCTTTCTGATTATGAACAGGATGCCGACAGAAAGCCCAATGAGTCACGAATGTTGAAAGAAGAGGTAGGGCCCGAGGAAATTGCCGAAGTGGTTTCCAAATGGACGGGTGTACCAGTTAGCAAGATGCTTCAGTCCGACATGCAAAAGCTGTTGGAGATGGAGAACATTCTCCGTGAACGGGTGGTGGGCCAGGATCAGGCTCTTACTGTCGTGGCGGATGCCATTCGCCGCGCTCGCGCTGAAATCTCTGATCCCAATCAGCCCATTGGCACCTTCTTTTTTCTCGGGCCTACAGGGGTTGGAAAGACTGAAACCGCCAAGGCCTTGGCAGAGTTCATGTTTGATACACAAGAGGCTATGGTTCGCATCGACATGTCCGAGTACATGGAAAAGCATTCCGTCTCCCGTCTGATCGGAGCTCCTCCGGGTTACGTGGGCTATGAAGAGGGAGGTCAGTTGACCGAAAGAGTGAGGCGTCGGCCATATAGTGTCATCCTGCTTGACGAGATGGAAAAAGCTCACCCGGAGGTTTTCAATGTGCTTCTCCAGGTGATGGACGATGGCCGCCTGACTGATGGCCAGGGAAGGACAGTTGATTTTCGCAACACGGTATTGATCATGACGTCGAACGTCGGTTCCCACGCCCTTGTCGATGACAAGTTGTCGCAAGAGGAGAAAGAACTGGCTGCCCGCGAAGCCCTCAGGCAAAGCTTTCGCCCCGAGTTTTTAAATCGCATTGATGAAGTCGTCATTTTTAACAGCCTCGGCGAAGATCAGCTCAATGGGATCGTGGAGATTCAATTGGATGAGGTTCGCAAACGATTGGCAGAAAAGAAGATCGACCTCGTCTTTGATCAGAAAGCGGTCGCCTATTTGGCCAAGAAGGGATTTGATCCTCTCTACGGGGCCCGCCCCCTCCGCCGGGTGATTCAGGCTGAGGTACTGAATGTGCTGGCCAAAAAACTTATCGGCGGTACGGTGAAGGCCGAGGATAAATTGACGATTGGAGCAAATGACCTGGGACTCGAATTCAGTCTCTAG
- a CDS encoding alpha/beta hydrolase, whose product MDSDLIEFFSQYGYWSLALILGVLLVALGLWVWRRRLPPARPWSPDVQFANIDGFKIRYIIEGRGPNLLLIHGIAAHIYAWRKLIPLLAPHYRLIAIDLPGFGYSSKNPKADYGLDAQCERIEKLLDALGIEQTRILGSSMGGSLALHLARRNPRRFWEVVCISPATSRKLMPVKAHRLSWASSGLQYLVTPTFVSSIYKTVVHRQDQIDRQVIDEYHRPYHRNPDSIKTFLSASQFLLDSRIEDNPGKVEIPVLYLWGKWDRIVPLKYLRRLEHKFGSKIRSAIHPNAGHHVMEDDPEWVCKMCLGFFGHHDF is encoded by the coding sequence ATGGATTCCGACCTCATAGAATTTTTCAGCCAGTATGGCTACTGGAGCCTGGCTCTTATCCTAGGGGTTCTGCTTGTTGCCCTGGGTCTCTGGGTTTGGCGGCGCCGCTTGCCCCCGGCGCGACCATGGTCCCCAGACGTTCAGTTTGCCAACATCGATGGCTTTAAAATCCGCTATATAATAGAGGGACGAGGCCCCAACCTCTTGCTGATTCATGGAATTGCCGCCCACATCTATGCTTGGCGAAAGCTCATTCCGCTGTTAGCCCCCCACTATCGTCTGATCGCCATTGATCTGCCTGGCTTTGGCTACAGCAGTAAAAACCCCAAGGCCGACTATGGACTGGATGCCCAATGTGAACGAATAGAGAAACTACTGGACGCACTCGGTATCGAACAAACCCGGATCCTCGGCAGCTCGATGGGTGGTTCATTAGCCCTTCATCTGGCGCGGCGAAATCCCAGGCGGTTTTGGGAAGTGGTCTGCATTTCCCCGGCGACCAGTCGCAAATTAATGCCGGTAAAGGCGCACCGACTGAGCTGGGCTTCCAGTGGCCTCCAGTATTTGGTGACTCCGACGTTTGTCAGCTCCATTTACAAGACTGTGGTTCATCGCCAGGATCAGATTGATCGCCAGGTAATCGATGAATACCATCGCCCTTATCACCGCAATCCTGACTCGATTAAGACCTTCCTCTCGGCCAGCCAGTTCCTTCTCGACTCACGTATTGAAGACAACCCAGGAAAGGTTGAAATTCCGGTGTTGTACCTATGGGGAAAATGGGATCGCATCGTTCCTCTCAAATATCTCAGGCGACTGGAACACAAGTTTGGCAGCAAGATTCGATCGGCCATACACCCAAATGCCGGCCATCATGTGATGGAAGATGATCCTGAATGGGTGTGCAAAATGTGTTTGGGGTTCTTTGGTCATCACGACTTTTGA
- a CDS encoding flagellin FliC, translated as MGFRVSTNIAAINAQRNLLSSQMQINDSMSKLASGSRINKAADDAAGLAISESIKAQVRSARQANRNANDGISMVQTAEGGLNEIGNIIVRLRELGIQAASDTVGDTERSFIDKEVQQLKNEVQRIASVTTWGTTKLLDGSTPVFDFQVGLFNDDFEDRISFDSAENVATLDALALEGLDYASKEGAQEALGLLDDAQTNVNGMRANLGALQNRLTSTVQNLLVAEENLSAANSRIRDTDVAEASAEMTRNNILLQAATSTLAQANQVNATALKLIG; from the coding sequence ATGGGATTTCGTGTATCAACTAATATCGCTGCGATTAATGCGCAGAGAAATCTACTCAGCAGTCAAATGCAGATCAATGACAGCATGAGCAAGCTGGCATCTGGTAGTCGGATCAATAAGGCAGCTGATGATGCCGCTGGTCTGGCAATTTCTGAAAGTATCAAAGCTCAAGTCCGCTCAGCCCGCCAGGCGAACCGTAACGCCAATGACGGTATCTCCATGGTGCAAACCGCTGAGGGTGGCTTGAACGAAATCGGTAACATTATTGTTCGTCTTCGCGAACTGGGCATCCAGGCCGCTTCAGACACTGTGGGCGATACTGAGCGCTCCTTTATTGATAAGGAAGTTCAGCAGCTGAAGAACGAGGTTCAGCGTATTGCGTCGGTGACGACTTGGGGAACTACCAAGCTCTTAGACGGGTCTACCCCTGTCTTTGACTTCCAGGTTGGTCTCTTCAATGACGACTTTGAGGATCGAATTTCCTTCGACTCCGCAGAGAACGTGGCGACTCTTGATGCTTTGGCTTTGGAAGGTTTGGACTACGCCTCTAAGGAAGGTGCTCAAGAAGCCCTTGGTTTATTGGATGACGCCCAAACTAACGTCAACGGTATGCGAGCCAATCTTGGCGCCCTGCAGAACCGCCTGACGTCTACTGTCCAAAACCTCTTGGTTGCGGAAGAGAACCTGTCAGCCGCCAACAGCCGGATCCGGGACACAGATGTGGCAGAAGCCTCAGCTGAGATGACCCGCAACAACATCCTGCTTCAGGCAGCGACTTCGACTTTGGCTCAAGCCAATCAAGTCAACGCCACAGCCTTGAAGTTGATTGGTTAA
- a CDS encoding sigma-54-dependent Fis family transcriptional regulator, with product MSGMDNSSILPPSENQVLPGVNPTSKIIEDKRIVYKSEVMRQLIRMVERVAPSNATVLILGESGTGKELIAHAIHEKSHRKNKPFVAINCGALRETLLESELFGHEKGAFTGAYTRKIGLAEVATGGTLFLDEIGELSPGIQAKLLRFLQEGEIYRVGGKDPIKVDIRLISATNKELDKEVMRGNFREDLFYRINTIMLHSPPLRRRKEDINSLVDHFLARSPHGYLNRGRQMSEEAVKILMRYDWPGNIRELQNVCERLQILAEGHVIMPGDLPEHIRNPDHKIVIDDYDPTMTLHELEKRYILKALNYFDGNKTQAANALGITIKTLYNKLHEYGEFERYAVHSKPKSGSN from the coding sequence ATGTCAGGAATGGATAACTCCTCGATCCTCCCTCCGAGCGAAAACCAGGTATTACCTGGTGTGAACCCCACTAGTAAGATCATAGAAGACAAGAGAATTGTCTACAAATCAGAAGTCATGCGCCAGTTGATTCGCATGGTGGAGCGCGTGGCTCCGTCAAATGCGACCGTGCTGATTCTTGGTGAAAGTGGAACAGGCAAAGAGCTGATTGCTCACGCCATCCATGAAAAGAGTCACCGTAAGAACAAGCCTTTTGTCGCAATCAACTGTGGTGCTCTTCGCGAAACCCTTCTCGAAAGCGAGTTGTTTGGACATGAAAAAGGCGCCTTTACAGGTGCTTACACTCGCAAGATCGGTTTGGCTGAAGTGGCGACTGGTGGAACTCTCTTTTTGGACGAAATCGGTGAACTCAGCCCAGGAATTCAGGCTAAGTTGTTGCGATTCCTTCAGGAAGGCGAAATCTACCGAGTGGGTGGAAAAGACCCAATCAAAGTCGATATCCGCCTAATCAGTGCGACCAATAAGGAATTGGACAAAGAAGTCATGCGCGGAAACTTCCGTGAAGACCTCTTCTATCGAATTAATACGATCATGTTGCACTCTCCTCCTCTGCGTCGTCGTAAAGAGGACATCAACTCACTTGTTGACCACTTTTTGGCTCGTAGCCCCCATGGCTATCTGAACCGTGGTCGTCAGATGAGTGAAGAGGCAGTGAAGATCCTCATGCGCTACGATTGGCCGGGTAACATTCGTGAACTGCAAAACGTCTGTGAACGTCTGCAGATCTTGGCTGAAGGTCATGTCATTATGCCTGGTGATTTGCCAGAACACATTCGCAATCCTGATCATAAGATTGTGATTGATGACTATGATCCGACCATGACTTTGCATGAGCTGGAAAAGCGCTACATCCTGAAGGCCTTGAACTACTTTGATGGTAACAAGACCCAGGCTGCCAACGCTCTTGGAATCACCATCAAGACGCTTTACAACAAGCTTCATGAATACGGTGAATTCGAGCGTTACGCTGTTCACTCGAAGCCCAAGTCCGGATCAAACTAA
- a CDS encoding tyrosine-type recombinase/integrase, producing the protein MLAHVVNFLKNLHYVEGASPLTLKAYALDLYQAFHDLSLPRVHLSQGTNTFNIDAEHIESPDWSEELLMASAKKALNRWSTLSPATRQRKCATLKSFFGYLFREEVTDRDLGSQIVLPKSQQKIPHFISVDEIISLVSSIDNDIEKNHGDKTAEILKARALILLLYGGGLRVSEACNLRWAEINPSQRTLLIKGKGGKERQVVVPAVTIRSLDELDRAQEYIFGEKPLNTRTAYSWVREWGAKAGLIKPLHPHALRHSFATHLLAGGTDLRILQEMLGHESLTSTQKYTHLNMANLSRTIESHHPLGHKESLAKADKPGKP; encoded by the coding sequence TTGCTGGCTCATGTGGTCAATTTTCTGAAAAACCTTCACTATGTGGAGGGAGCCTCACCCCTCACTCTTAAGGCCTATGCATTGGATTTATATCAAGCATTTCATGATCTTAGTCTTCCACGAGTCCATCTCTCCCAGGGCACAAACACATTTAATATTGATGCGGAGCATATCGAGTCGCCGGATTGGTCTGAGGAGTTGCTCATGGCTTCTGCCAAGAAGGCCCTCAATCGATGGAGCACCTTGAGCCCTGCCACCCGACAGAGAAAGTGCGCCACGCTCAAGAGTTTTTTCGGCTACTTGTTCCGCGAGGAAGTCACCGATAGAGATTTGGGTTCACAGATTGTTCTTCCCAAATCACAACAAAAGATTCCCCATTTTATTTCCGTTGATGAAATCATTTCTCTGGTTAGTTCAATCGACAATGACATTGAAAAAAATCATGGAGACAAAACTGCTGAGATTCTGAAGGCCCGGGCATTGATTCTTCTTCTTTATGGCGGGGGACTACGAGTCAGTGAGGCCTGCAATCTCAGGTGGGCGGAAATCAATCCATCACAGCGAACACTACTGATAAAGGGAAAGGGCGGAAAGGAACGACAGGTGGTCGTACCTGCCGTAACGATTCGCTCCCTCGACGAGCTTGACCGCGCCCAAGAATATATCTTTGGTGAAAAACCTCTTAATACGCGAACAGCCTACTCCTGGGTGCGTGAATGGGGAGCAAAAGCTGGCCTGATCAAACCGCTTCATCCCCATGCCCTTCGTCACAGTTTTGCCACCCATCTTCTCGCTGGAGGAACAGATTTGCGCATTCTTCAGGAAATGTTGGGACATGAGTCGCTGACTTCCACACAAAAATACACTCACCTCAACATGGCAAATTTGTCTCGCACCATTGAGAGCCATCACCCACTGGGTCATAAGGAAAGCCTGGCAAAGGCTGACAAACCCGGAAAGCCCTGA
- a CDS encoding HAD family hydrolase, which translates to MKKKAVFFDRDGTLIVDKLYLNDPDQIVYLPDAFESLRRLRDGGYHFVVATNQSGVPRGLVDVSNLKKIHSLIRAEFSRHGVDFLSFHDAPYMTDTDHWYRKPNPGMILEGAKFYDIDLAASWMVGDRMTDVEAGHRAGTKSILLGSLESPDGSEFAPPEAHVQSLLEVADFILRHS; encoded by the coding sequence GTGAAGAAAAAGGCCGTCTTTTTTGATCGCGACGGAACGTTGATTGTCGATAAGCTTTATCTCAACGATCCCGATCAAATTGTTTATCTCCCCGATGCCTTCGAGTCCCTGCGTCGCCTGCGGGATGGCGGATACCATTTTGTGGTCGCCACCAATCAGTCTGGGGTGCCTCGCGGTTTGGTTGACGTGAGTAACCTCAAAAAAATCCACTCACTCATTCGTGCGGAGTTTTCGCGCCATGGAGTGGACTTCCTGTCTTTCCATGATGCTCCCTATATGACGGATACCGACCATTGGTATCGAAAACCCAATCCTGGAATGATTCTCGAAGGGGCCAAATTCTATGACATTGACCTCGCCGCCAGTTGGATGGTGGGCGATCGCATGACGGATGTGGAGGCGGGTCATCGGGCGGGCACCAAATCCATTCTTCTCGGCTCTCTCGAGTCTCCGGACGGGTCGGAGTTCGCCCCGCCAGAAGCCCATGTTCAAAGCCTGCTCGAAGTGGCCGATTTCATTTTGAGACATTCCTGA
- a CDS encoding FecR domain-containing protein, with protein MGKIAGRLALAVLFFSTCLVLSLPAVGAQVHGVLTVVKGKVMVKSGKTGSDKRAKAGMKVYPKDTITTAADSRAKIVMIDKNEINVSPESHVVIENYEFDPEKGKKNVLIDVLYGKVRSKVEQKYDGEGNKFQVKTPSAVAGVRGTDFFTSFNKTTKSSKVVTFRGEVAFGLPGPNGTILNPVSVRVGQFTVSMGSAPPAQPAQLPQHELANFDQETNVVEPPKNDPRAPANDPAGRGGDDGAGPDQQGGPDQGKRDERKGPRGEPGEKGPDHQAGTDPNPDKGRDGDRRGGPDDKGRRGPGPGPGDQASGGPGMPGPGMSGPGGPEMGRDPAGMPMMGPEGGGMFLPDDFANCNDCSIIAAPQLPKFEPPPLPPPLPGTGDIRCEFCNEHIQDGQTRLIIRVRNGTP; from the coding sequence ATGGGTAAGATAGCCGGCCGGTTGGCCTTAGCAGTATTGTTCTTTTCCACCTGTCTTGTACTTTCCCTACCCGCCGTTGGCGCTCAGGTTCATGGAGTGCTGACTGTCGTCAAGGGTAAGGTGATGGTAAAATCAGGCAAGACCGGCAGTGACAAGCGTGCCAAAGCTGGAATGAAGGTTTACCCAAAAGATACAATCACCACGGCCGCAGATTCTCGGGCCAAGATCGTGATGATCGACAAAAACGAGATAAACGTTTCTCCTGAATCCCACGTTGTCATTGAAAATTACGAGTTTGACCCTGAGAAGGGCAAAAAGAACGTCCTCATCGATGTGCTTTATGGAAAAGTACGCTCCAAAGTCGAACAAAAGTACGATGGTGAAGGCAACAAGTTCCAGGTCAAAACCCCCTCGGCGGTGGCCGGAGTGCGCGGTACGGACTTTTTTACTTCGTTTAACAAGACCACCAAATCTTCTAAGGTCGTGACCTTTAGGGGTGAGGTTGCCTTCGGTCTTCCTGGTCCTAACGGAACGATTTTGAATCCCGTGTCTGTGCGCGTGGGACAATTTACTGTGAGCATGGGGAGTGCTCCACCTGCACAGCCCGCCCAACTCCCTCAGCATGAATTGGCCAACTTTGACCAGGAAACCAATGTGGTCGAACCACCTAAGAACGACCCTCGGGCTCCTGCAAATGATCCCGCTGGCCGAGGTGGAGACGACGGAGCTGGACCAGATCAACAAGGCGGTCCGGATCAAGGAAAACGGGATGAGCGAAAGGGACCCCGTGGAGAACCGGGCGAAAAAGGCCCTGATCACCAAGCGGGAACTGATCCCAATCCCGATAAAGGTCGGGATGGAGACCGTCGCGGTGGACCCGACGACAAAGGCCGCCGAGGCCCTGGCCCTGGCCCTGGCGATCAAGCATCGGGTGGCCCGGGAATGCCCGGTCCTGGTATGTCTGGCCCTGGGGGACCTGAGATGGGTCGCGACCCAGCCGGTATGCCGATGATGGGACCAGAAGGTGGTGGGATGTTCCTACCCGATGACTTTGCTAACTGCAATGACTGCTCTATCATTGCCGCCCCTCAATTGCCGAAATTTGAACCTCCGCCTCTTCCCCCTCCACTCCCTGGAACGGGGGACATTCGTTGTGAGTTCTGTAATGAGCACATTCAGGACGGGCAAACACGATTGATCATTCGTGTTCGCAATGGGACTCCATAG
- a CDS encoding tetratricopeptide repeat protein, with translation MNWQNLMPALLLSILLTPGTLFAQDEANSENATAETKTTKKAAKPSVSKSHGLRILYASSPWNLDSTQADSAFLFFRDKNTGKVAKILLEETEPDSSTFQGDFSIGWADIENIEPEVYIPPQSMRSDSKDALAKFYRMLKEDKVTRKPVVFRKSPEGQQMLDVYDTPEQAQRAHEAFKKELELARQAEEAKKVLAKKIPDEAAMAAAKMAERKAQMDALAQEAAKREADRVRLEQIERQRAEERKRQQAELAAKERQKRLEQAKAFAEAGLDHYRLGQFKEAEENFRQSVELDPNNTSYYYKYGITLYRNEKFNEALVTLKISETTEDIRLEKEYYMGLIHFRLNELDPAVEKFTMVHQANAPVLSPSAAFYKGMILYNQEKFEEAKKPFEWVIDNSKDPKLDQRAEEYLEKIARMITYNKNKAKKFLLNMTVGAMYDSNVLLAPDNVESQGSATDEGDVRGLVSATAEYRFHYEKVHEVSAKLNSTYIHSSNADLSAADPFLNTLSVPYIYKGTVGDKGYRLTVEPGYEMLIMEADTAGKKENILNSIILNVDNTFVMNEKWYASYILDVRQDDSLLADSIGDADADALKYTLSTSHTFFRDKTMRRAVLANFGLVLNSAKGDDKKYHRIEGGVTYMAPAKKDDNWSAGLAVYQLNYPDSSDSRKDTNVTLTGTYTHPFKDWILGGLTASYTNNTSNVATNQYSKYSLMATATFDWGW, from the coding sequence TTGAATTGGCAGAATCTAATGCCCGCCTTACTTCTTTCAATTTTGTTAACACCCGGCACCCTGTTCGCTCAAGACGAGGCCAATTCAGAAAATGCAACTGCCGAAACCAAGACGACAAAAAAGGCAGCAAAACCTTCGGTCTCCAAAAGCCACGGCTTGAGAATTCTCTACGCTTCCTCTCCCTGGAACTTGGACAGCACCCAGGCTGATTCTGCCTTTCTGTTCTTTCGCGACAAGAACACAGGTAAAGTGGCCAAGATCCTGCTTGAAGAAACTGAGCCCGACTCCAGCACCTTTCAAGGTGACTTTTCCATCGGCTGGGCGGATATCGAAAACATTGAGCCCGAAGTTTATATTCCACCTCAGAGCATGAGATCTGATTCCAAAGATGCCCTCGCTAAGTTCTACCGTATGCTGAAAGAGGACAAAGTCACCCGCAAACCGGTGGTGTTCCGCAAATCGCCCGAGGGCCAGCAGATGCTGGACGTCTACGATACCCCAGAACAGGCACAGCGAGCCCATGAAGCCTTTAAGAAGGAACTGGAATTAGCCCGTCAGGCCGAGGAAGCCAAGAAAGTACTGGCCAAAAAGATTCCCGACGAGGCCGCCATGGCAGCGGCAAAGATGGCTGAGCGTAAAGCACAGATGGATGCGCTGGCCCAAGAGGCTGCCAAGCGAGAGGCTGACCGTGTTCGTCTAGAGCAAATTGAGAGACAGAGAGCTGAAGAGAGAAAACGCCAGCAGGCGGAACTGGCCGCCAAAGAAAGGCAAAAACGCCTCGAGCAGGCGAAGGCCTTTGCCGAAGCGGGATTGGATCACTACCGCCTAGGCCAGTTTAAGGAAGCCGAAGAGAACTTCCGCCAATCTGTGGAATTGGATCCCAATAATACCAGCTACTACTACAAGTACGGCATTACCCTCTATCGCAATGAAAAATTTAACGAAGCCCTAGTCACCTTGAAAATCTCTGAAACGACGGAAGACATTCGCCTGGAGAAAGAGTACTACATGGGACTGATTCATTTTCGCCTCAATGAATTGGACCCGGCGGTGGAAAAGTTCACCATGGTTCATCAGGCCAATGCCCCCGTGCTTTCCCCAAGTGCTGCCTTTTACAAGGGAATGATTCTTTACAACCAAGAGAAATTTGAAGAGGCAAAAAAGCCTTTCGAATGGGTCATCGACAATTCGAAGGACCCCAAGCTGGATCAACGGGCTGAGGAATACCTGGAGAAAATCGCCCGCATGATCACTTACAATAAAAACAAGGCCAAGAAGTTCCTTCTCAATATGACCGTGGGAGCCATGTATGACTCCAACGTTCTATTGGCTCCAGACAATGTTGAGTCCCAGGGTTCGGCTACCGATGAAGGCGATGTGCGAGGCCTAGTGAGCGCTACTGCTGAATACCGCTTTCACTATGAGAAGGTTCACGAAGTCAGCGCCAAACTCAATTCGACTTACATCCACTCCTCAAACGCAGACCTATCCGCAGCTGACCCCTTTCTCAATACTTTGAGTGTTCCCTACATTTACAAGGGCACGGTTGGTGACAAAGGCTATCGCCTGACGGTCGAGCCCGGCTACGAAATGCTCATCATGGAGGCAGATACGGCCGGCAAAAAGGAAAACATCCTCAACTCCATTATCCTGAATGTCGACAACACCTTCGTCATGAACGAAAAGTGGTATGCCTCTTACATCTTGGATGTCCGTCAGGATGATTCGCTTTTGGCGGATTCCATTGGCGACGCCGATGCAGATGCTCTCAAATACACCCTGTCAACCAGTCATACCTTTTTTCGTGACAAAACTATGCGTCGTGCGGTGCTGGCCAACTTCGGACTTGTCCTCAACAGCGCGAAGGGCGACGACAAGAAGTACCACCGTATCGAAGGGGGCGTAACCTACATGGCTCCAGCCAAAAAAGACGATAATTGGTCGGCTGGACTTGCGGTCTATCAGCTCAACTACCCGGATTCTTCTGATAGTCGCAAAGACACTAATGTGACCTTGACTGGAACTTATACTCATCCCTTTAAGGATTGGATTCTCGGCGGATTAACGGCCAGCTATACGAATAACACCTCAAATGTGGCTACCAACCAGTACAGCAAGTACTCCCTAATGGCGACAGCCACCTTTGATTGGGGCTGGTAA